One segment of Coffea arabica cultivar ET-39 chromosome 7c, Coffea Arabica ET-39 HiFi, whole genome shotgun sequence DNA contains the following:
- the LOC140010681 gene encoding uncharacterized protein translates to MNKQQQQHEEAQGEESTVQHQHGGDQPIGLDSEEWNEPVTADEDFLYSSDENGPDYSYFNASVEFNKPNFELKREHHCGREYTNKHATSTYLSRKFQEKVRDDPNCSLDGIINDARRRFMVNISSKKAYRTKRKAREAIKGCDMEQYERLWDYAATVRQSNPDSHIAIQIDRRSIEERATFQRLFDGLGALKKGFLAGCRPIIGLDGCFLKGPFGGQLLAALGMDENDNMFPIGIAIELITYIGRGNVVPYTFISDRQKGLVHAIEELFPGIEHRFCLKHLFENFKAKFKDSELRELFWATASATNGDDFKRALNALEIAQPQNGENLTAAGWLKRLPYYLWSRAHYGMAAKTDISVNNLNESFNNYILKARDEPIVTFLEFFRRKLMQRLTLKRQGMEKYGGKLCLNIVEKLAKSVENSRHCIAIFDSIESFEVDGFNRTSVVNLQRRSCSCGAF, encoded by the exons ATGAATAAGCAGCAGCAACAACATGAGGAAGCACAAGGTGAGGAGTCCACAGTACAGCATCAGCATGGAGGAGACCAACCTATTGGCCTTGACAGTGAGGAATGGAATGAACCTGTGACTGCAGATGAAGACTTCCTATATTCTAGTGATGAAAATGGGCCTGACTACTCATATTTCAATGCTTCAGTGGAGTTTAAcaagccaaattttgaattaaag AGAGAGCACCATTGCGGCAGAGAGTACACTAACAAGCATGCAACCTCAACTTATCTGAGCAGAAAGTTTCAAGAGAAGGTTCGAGATGACCCTAATTGCAGCTTGGATGGCATTATTAATGATGCCAGAAGAAGATTCATGGTTAATATAAGTAGCAAAAAAGCATACAGGACTAAGAGGAAGGCCAGGGAGGCAATCAAAGGTTGTGATATGGAGCAATATGAACGGCTGTGGGATTATGCTGCCACGGTTAGACAGTCAAATCCAGACAGTCATATAGCTATACAAATAGACAGGAGGTCTATTGAGGAAAGGGCAACATTTCAAAGGCTGTTCGATGGCTTGGGTGCTCTTAAAAAGGGCTTTCTTGCAGGTTGTAGACCAATCATTGGCCTAGATGGTTGCTTTTTGAAGGGACCCTTTGGAGGTCAGCTGTTAGCAGCACTTGGAATGGATGAGAATGACAATATGTTTCCCATAGGCATTGCTATT GAACTGATTACTTATATTGGAAGGGGCAATGTAGTGCCTTATACCTTCATTTCTGACAGGCAAAAAGGACTGGTACATGCTATAGAAGAGCTATTTCCTGGTATAGAACACAGATTTTGCCTTAAGCATCTGTTTGAGAATTTTAAGGCAAAGTTCAAAGACAGTGAATTGAGAGAATTGTTTTGGGCTACTGCATCAGCAACTAATGGTGATGATTTCAAGAGAGCATTGAATGCTTTGGAGATAGCTCAACCACAAAATGGAGAGAACCTTACTGCTGCTGGTTGGTTAAAAAGGCTGCCATATTACTTGTGGTCTAGAGCACATTATGGAATGGCTGCTAAGACTGATATTTCAGTCAACAATCTGAATGAGAGTTTTAACAACTACATTTTAAAAGCAAGAGACGAGCCAATTGTgacttttcttgaatttttcagAAGAAAGTTAATGCAACGATTGACATTGAAGAGACAAGGCATGGAGAAATATGGAGGCAAATTGTGTCTAAACATTGTTGAGAAGCTAGCCAAAAGTGTAGAGAATAGCAGACATTGTATTGCTATATTTGATAGTATTGAATCATTTGAGGTTGATGGTTTCAACAGAACCTCCGTTGTGAACTTGCAACGTAGAAGCTGTTCATGTGGTGCATTCTAG